A part of Phoenix dactylifera cultivar Barhee BC4 chromosome 2, palm_55x_up_171113_PBpolish2nd_filt_p, whole genome shotgun sequence genomic DNA contains:
- the LOC113462500 gene encoding putative pectinesterase 10 translates to MKWAFSLFFLVVFVSVTLHVHQASGAANIVKSIIVDLNGKGDFKTIQEAINSVPANNNQWIRIHVSAGVYREKVHIQNDQQFILLEGEGRDQTVIEWGDYASDPGKHTTITSATFTSSADNFVAKYITFKNSAQNVGQAVAASIQGNHSAFYGCGFIGVQDTLYDQFGLHYFKECYIEGAVDFIFGCGQSIYEKSLIYTVQRAGVVTAQGRESPTDENGFVFKGCVVNGTHKASLGRAWRNYARVIFYKTFMSDIVDPEGWNAWGGKEEDTTFVESGCHGPGSDTSQRVKWMKKPSPAELRKFTHITYIDSEGWISAQP, encoded by the exons ATGAAGTGggcattctctctcttctttcttgtaGTCTTCGTCTCTGTCACTTTACATGTTCATCAGGCCAGTGGGGCTGCAAATATTGTGAAGAGCATCATTGTCGATCTCAATGGTAAAGGAGATTTCAAGACAATCCAAGAGGCCATCAACTCAGTGCCTGCTAACAACAACCAATGGATACGGATTCATGTCTCGGCAGGAGTCTACAG GGAGAAGGTGCACATACAAAACGATCAACAATTCATCCTACTGGAAGGTGAAGGGCGTGACCAAACAGTGATTGAGTGGGGGGACTATGCCAGCGATCCTGGGAAGCATACTACTATCACCTCGGCGACTTTCACGTCAAGTGCAGACAATTTTGTTGCTAAGTATATTACTTTCAAG AATAGTGCTCAAAATGTAGGGCAAGCAGTGGCAGCTTCGATACAAGGGAATCATTCTGCTTTCTATGGCTGCGGCTTCATTGGCGTCCAGGACACGCTTTATGATCAATTTGGACTGCACTACTTCAAAGAATGCTATATTGAGGGTGCGGTTGACTTCATATTTGGATGTGGCCAATCTATCTATGAG AAAAGCCTGATATATACAGTTCAACGAGCTGGTGTTGTGACAGCTCAGGGAAGGGAGAGCCCTACTGACGAGAATGGGTTTGTCTTCAAGGGCTGTGTTGTGAATGGGACTCACAAAGCCAGTTTAGGGAGAGCATGGAGAAATTATGCACGggtaatattttataaaacctTCATGTCAGACATTGTGGATCCTGAAGGGTGGAATGCTTGGGGGGGCAAGGA AGAAGATACAACTTTTGTGGAATCTGGTTGTCATGGACCCGGGTCAGATACATCACAACGGGTGAAGTGGATGAAGAAACCAAGTCCTGCTGAGCTGAGGAAGTTCACCCATATAACATATATTGATAGTGAAGGATGGATTAGTGCACAACCCTAA
- the LOC103703575 gene encoding SH2 domain-containing protein A-like: MADEQCREEGYSQLRDLRIRLDREDEGGEGGGEEDGDSDSGFSLCFWLYLSSSARPSSVILRQMTSENEDEVPFLALSEENKLTLFPLMFLHKEAPSTSSSFPWTDMLHASAEIECPLEKWVHVGCEVATNHMCLHIDGKLIGEEPLTSLSSEHHFRNNLKRISLAGNDGNLDGYVCHVQVLAISASIKDQFVKNPPLKLSLDSSSIFDGVEEGGDGVWSIVGGKASCRRNFCLDVVLANAFGRSVNKEMEIVASLVYADNGTPVEKTRDDAEAPLLTSYDGLEHPSTDRPVPLIRGRATFKLKISQLSSKSDNRLFRVCFRTTHAQTYPFLEAYSHPIRCISRNRSNRPLALGKRLASTTALLDEIHSLKGNDGSGLNHDIYGDDRFDMLNQSVLRSNTPSKHSKLENDKSPSAIDTNGILEKDEMSLKTSLEVRSNNFEGTDGALSDSESTDARNYESRWTKEVMTPISDAVIFKYCLEGTYERLMLLKEMITSSSNEDITNFAEQVCLYAGCSHHRYQILISKQLLQEGVDTWNSITQNSHHVLWTDAVPQIDKRFRNIACSNRGLSGEDLEVLRGIAGCGDQLGHEEFARMWYWLYPVAFALSNEQINTLWACLSPKWLEGLITREEAEIALNGSRGLQRPGTFVLRFPTSRSWPHPDAGSLAITYVGADSTLHHKLLSLDYRKKDSRPLQELLFEEPELSQLGRVFRQGNTACQS; encoded by the exons ATGGCGGACGAGCAATGCCGTGAGGAAGGCTACTCCCAGCTGAGAGATCTCCGCATCAGGCTCGATCGAGAAGACGAAGGcggcgaaggaggaggagaagaggacggCGATAGCGACAGCGGCTTCTCGCTCTGCTTCTGGCTTTATCTCTCGAGCTCCGCTCGTCCTTCTTCTGTGATCCTTCGTCAG ATGACTTCGGAAAATGAAGATGAAGTTCCCTTTCTGGCTCTGAGCGAGGAGAACAAACTGACGCTCTTTCCTTTAATGTTCTTACATAAAGAAGCTCCATCTACTAGCAGTTCCTTTCCATGGACTGACATGCTACATGCATCTGCCGAGATTGAATGCCCACTTGAGAAATGGGTTCATGTTGGGTGTGAG GTAGCAACAAATCATATGTGCCTTCACATTGATGGAAAACTGATCGGGGAGGAACCTCTGACATCCCTATCCAGTGAGCATCACTTTCGAAACAATTTGAAGAGAATAAGTTTAGCTGGTAATGATGGGAATCTTGATGGTTATGTCTGTCATGTTCAAGTTTTGGCTATATCAGCATCGATAAAAGATCAGTTTGTAAAG AATCCACCGCTAAAGTTATCTCTTGATAGTTCATCCATCTTTGATGGAGTTGAAGAAGGTGGGGATGGTGTCTGGAGCATTGTTGGTGGCAAG GCTTCTTGTCGCAGGAATTTTTGCCTTGATGTTGTTCTTGCAAATGCTTTTGGTCGGTCTGTAAACAAGGAGATGGAG ATTGTTGCTTCACTTGTATATGCTGACAATGGAACCCCTGTTGAAAAGACCAGAGATGATGCGGAAGCTCCATTACTGACGAGCTATGATGGCCTTGAACATCCTTCTACAGATAGGCCAGTTCCGCTTATTCGCGGACGTGCAACCTTTAAACTGAAGATATCTCAG CTGTCTTCTAAATCTGACAATAGGCTATTCCGTGTTTGTTTTCGTACAACACATGCTCAAACATATCCATTTCTAGAAGCATATTCCCATCCAATCCGTTGCATCTCAAGGAATCGCAGTAACCGGCCATTGGCTCTTGGGAAAAGATTGGCTTCCACAACAGCCCTTCTTGATGAGATTCATTCACTCAAAGGCAATGATGGGTCCGGATTAAATCATGATATCTATGGAGATGATCGCTTCGACATGTTGAATCAGAGTGTATTGAGAAGTAATACCCCATCAAAGCATTCTAAACTAGAAAATGATAAATCACCTTCAGCAATTGATACTAATGGAATCTTGGAAAAG GATGAGATGTCACTGAAGACAAGCTTAGAAGTAAGATCAAATAATTTTGAAGGAACAGATGGTGCACTATCAGATTCTGAGAGCACTGATGCTAGGAACTATGAATCCAGATGGACAAAAGAGGTTATGACCCCAATTTCAGATGCTGTCATCTTTAAATACTGTTTGGAAGGCACATATGAGCGGTTGATGTTACTCAAAGAGATGATAACTTCTTCTAGTAATGAAGATATCACCAATTTCGCAGAGCAAGTTTGCCTGTATGCTGGATGTTCTCATCACAG GTATCAAATATTGATTTCAAAGCAGTTGCTCCAAGAGGGTGTTGATACTTGGAACTCAATTACTCAGAACAGTCACCATGTTCTCTGGACAGACGCAGTTCCTCAGATCGATAAAAGATTCAGGAATATTGCCTGTTCTAACAGGGGATTGTCGGGAGAG GACCTCGAGGTTTTGCGAGGAATTGCTGGATGCGGCGATCAATTGGGCCATGAAGAATTTGCTAGAATGTGGTACTGGTTGTACCCTGTAGCATTTGCTTTGTcaaatgaacaaataaatacTCTGTGGGCGTGCCTGTCACCCAAATGGCTAGAAGGATTAATTACCAGGGAGGAAGCTGAGATTGCACTTAATGGCTCCAGAGGACTGCAGAGACCTGGAACCTTTGTTCTCAGGTTTCCAACCTCTCGCAGCTGGCCCCACCCAGATGCCGGTAGCTTAGCTATCACCTATGTTGGTGCTGATTCCACGCTTCATCATAAGCTTCTTTCTCTTGATTATAG GAAAAAAGACTCCAGACCACTTCAAGAGTTGCTTTTCGAAGAGCCTGAATTATCCCAATTGGGAAG GGTTTTTCGACAGGGGAACACTGCTTGCCAGAGCTGA
- the LOC113462501 gene encoding probable pectinesterase 53, translating to MNRAFSPFFLAVLVSVALHVHQVSGLDANITKIIKVNHHGAGDFKTIQEAINSVPVNNSQWIRIHVSAGVYKEKVCIQDHQEFVLLEGEGREKTVIEWGDYSGDSGNHNTLTSATFTSRADYFVAKHITFKVFRHKNSCYKSCEFLQFIYAFLSIYIRCNNTKTGERGYLFILQTMQNSAGPVGQAVAALLRGNHSAFYGCGFIGVQDTLYDQKGLHYFKDCYIEGSTDFIFGSGQSIYEGCTLFTVLRPGFLTAQGRQGPAEDNGFVFKHCNVTGTQKVFLGRAWGRQARVIFYETIMSDIVNPQGWIAWLGQE from the exons ATGAATAGGGCAttctctcccttcttccttgCAGTCCTTGTCTCCGTCGCTTTGCATGTTCATCAAGTCAGCGGATTAGATGCAAACATTACGAAGATCATCAAGGTCAATCACCACGGAGCAGGAGATTTCAAGACCATCCAAGAGGCCATAAATTCAGTGCCTGTTAACAACAGCCAATGGATACGAATTCATGTCTCGGCAGGAGTCTACAA GGAGAAGGTGTGCATACAAGACCATCAAGAGTTCGTCCTACTGGAAGGGGAAGGGCGTGAAAAGACGGTGATTGAGTGGGGGGACTATTCTGGTGACTCCGGGAACCATAATACCCTCACCTCTGCGACCTTCACATCGCGTGCAGACTATTTTGTCGCTAAACATATTACTTTCAAGGTTTTTCGTCACAAGAACAGCTGCTACAAGAGTTGTGAATTTTTGCAATTTATCTATGCatttctctctatatatattcgtTGCAACAATACAAAGACAGGCGAGCGTGGATATTTATTTATACTTCAAACCATGCAGAATAGTGCAGGTCCTGTAGGGCAAGCAGTGGCAGCTTTGTTACGAGGGAACCATTCTGCTTTCTACGGCTGCGGCTTCATTGGCGTCCAGGACACACTTTACGATCAAAAGGGACTCCACTACTTCAAAGACTGCTACATTGAGGGCTCGACTGACTTCATATTTGGAAGCGGCCAATCTATCTACGAG GGATGCACGTTATTTACGGTTCTACGACCTGGCTTTCTGACAGCTCAAGGAAGGCAAGGCCCTGCCGAGGACAATGGGTTCGTCTTCAAGCATTGTAATGTGACTGGGACTCAGAAAGTCTTTTTAGGTAGAGCATGGGGACGTCAAGCACGGGTGATATTTTATGAAACTATCATGTCGGACATTGTGAACCCTCAAGGGTGGATTGCTTGGCTTGGGCAGGAGTAA